The following proteins are co-located in the Doryrhamphus excisus isolate RoL2022-K1 chromosome 3, RoL_Dexc_1.0, whole genome shotgun sequence genome:
- the LOC131126072 gene encoding uncharacterized protein KIAA0040 homolog, giving the protein MDEPAESIRDFFNQLWSFVVEKHKQGIHNTICLVVLLTLPLLVLLTALLVCCHCCCCRHANRCCCKLGRGGATATLESKKKKKKKKKNSDNNDDLWISVKMGQMTPDRVALPMS; this is encoded by the coding sequence ATGGATGAACCTGCAGAGAGCATCCGCGACTTCTTCAACCAGCTCTGGAGCTTTGTTGTGGAGAAACACAAGCAAGGAATCCACAACACCATCTGCCTGGTAGTCCTCCTCACTCTGCCCCTGTTGGTCCTTCTCACCGCCTTGCTAGTGTGctgccactgctgctgctgtcgcCATGCCAACAGATGCTGCTGCAAATTGGGTAGAGGAGGTGCAACTGCAACGTTGGaatcaaagaagaagaaaaagaaaaagaagaaaaattcaGACAATAATGACGATTTGTGGATTTCGGTCAAGATGGGGCAGATGACACCCGATCGGGTGGCCTTGCCCATGAGCTAG